The following proteins are encoded in a genomic region of Paenibacillus sp. FSL H3-0469:
- a CDS encoding adenosylhomocysteinase: protein MSSLSKQNSIVADMSLAPEGHLKIDWVRQHMPVLNRIREQFEAEQPFKGLKVSITLHLEAKTAYLAKVVQAGGAEVTITGSNPLSTQDDVCAALVEDGITVFAKYNPSPEEFKALNIRALESKPDLIIDDGGDFATLLHSERPDLMENIRGGAEETTTGIIRLKALQKQGMLKFPMVAVNDAYCKYLFDNRYGTGQSAWDGIVRTTNLIVAGKTVVVVGYGWCGKGVAMRAKGLGANVIVTEVDAIKAVEAHMDGFHVMPMLEAAKQGDFFVTVTGNRYVIRGEHYDVMKDGAILCNAGHFDVEVNKPELAERSVSQRTVRKNIEEYQLKDGRKLYLLAEGRLVNLGAADGHPAEIMDTTFALQALSLKYVNDNYKSIGVKVENVPYVLDEQVARYKLESLGISIDSLTQAQVEYLDSWNLND from the coding sequence ATGAGTTCATTATCCAAGCAAAACAGTATTGTTGCCGATATGTCGCTTGCACCCGAGGGGCATCTCAAAATCGACTGGGTTCGCCAGCATATGCCGGTACTGAACCGTATCCGTGAGCAGTTCGAAGCCGAGCAGCCGTTCAAGGGGCTCAAGGTATCGATCACCCTTCACCTGGAAGCCAAGACCGCTTATCTGGCCAAGGTAGTGCAGGCAGGCGGCGCTGAGGTAACAATTACAGGCTCCAACCCGTTATCTACGCAGGACGATGTGTGTGCTGCACTCGTTGAGGATGGCATTACCGTATTTGCCAAGTACAATCCTTCCCCGGAAGAGTTCAAGGCACTGAATATCCGGGCACTGGAGAGCAAGCCGGATCTGATTATCGACGACGGCGGCGATTTCGCCACCCTGCTGCACTCCGAGCGCCCCGATCTGATGGAGAATATCCGCGGGGGAGCTGAGGAGACAACCACAGGTATTATCCGCCTGAAGGCGCTCCAGAAGCAGGGCATGCTGAAATTCCCGATGGTGGCGGTAAATGACGCTTATTGCAAATATTTGTTCGATAACCGTTACGGCACAGGACAGTCGGCATGGGACGGCATTGTCCGGACCACCAACCTGATTGTCGCCGGCAAAACCGTGGTTGTGGTGGGCTACGGCTGGTGCGGTAAAGGTGTAGCGATGCGGGCCAAGGGACTCGGAGCGAACGTAATTGTTACGGAAGTGGATGCGATCAAGGCGGTAGAGGCACATATGGACGGATTCCATGTCATGCCGATGCTGGAAGCGGCGAAGCAAGGAGACTTTTTCGTGACTGTTACCGGGAACCGGTACGTCATTCGCGGTGAGCATTATGATGTGATGAAGGATGGCGCGATTCTCTGCAATGCCGGGCATTTCGATGTGGAGGTCAACAAGCCGGAGCTGGCTGAGCGCTCAGTGTCCCAGCGGACGGTGCGCAAGAACATCGAAGAATATCAGCTGAAGGACGGACGCAAGCTGTATCTCCTGGCTGAAGGACGTTTGGTGAACCTGGGCGCAGCCGATGGTCATCCGGCAGAGATTATGGATACCACCTTCGCACTCCAGGCCCTGTCCCTTAAATATGTGAATGACAATTATAAGAGCATTGGCGTCAAAGTGGAGAATGTACCTTATGTGCTGGATGAGCAGGTAGCGCGTTACAAGCTGGAAAGTCTGGGGATATCCATCGACAGCCTGACACAGGCGCAAGTGGAGTATCTGGACAGCTGGAATCTGAACGACTAA
- the rsmH gene encoding 16S rRNA (cytosine(1402)-N(4))-methyltransferase RsmH, producing the protein MFHHITVLKEEATEGLHIKKDGLYVDCTLGGAGHSALIASKLSGTGRLICLDQDDWALNNAKERLSEYGDKVVTVKTNFRDLEQVLKELPFVPQKDGVPQVDGILFDLGVSSPQFDEGERGFSYNHDAPLDMRMDQSAQLSAADIINTWSEQDIARVLFQYGEEKFSRRIARKIVERREERPVETTGELAELIKEGIPAAARRTGGHPAKRSFQGLRIAVNDELGAFEEGLHAAVRCLAPEGRVSVITFHSLEDRICKQIFSSYLSRCTCPPDLPYCVCGAEGTLKLINRKPIVPGEEELELNSRARSAKLRIAEKL; encoded by the coding sequence TTGTTTCACCACATCACGGTACTAAAAGAAGAAGCGACAGAAGGGCTGCACATCAAGAAGGATGGCCTATATGTAGATTGTACGCTCGGGGGAGCCGGGCACAGCGCCCTTATCGCATCCAAGCTTAGCGGCACTGGACGGCTGATCTGTCTGGATCAGGATGACTGGGCGCTGAACAACGCGAAAGAGAGATTGTCCGAATACGGCGACAAGGTGGTAACCGTCAAGACCAACTTCCGCGATCTGGAGCAGGTGTTGAAGGAACTGCCGTTTGTTCCGCAGAAGGACGGAGTTCCTCAGGTAGACGGGATTCTCTTTGATCTGGGGGTATCCTCTCCGCAGTTTGATGAAGGGGAACGAGGCTTCAGCTACAACCATGACGCCCCGCTGGATATGCGGATGGACCAGTCGGCACAGCTGAGTGCGGCAGATATCATCAATACCTGGAGCGAGCAGGACATTGCCAGGGTGCTTTTCCAGTATGGAGAAGAGAAATTCTCACGGCGGATTGCCCGGAAGATTGTAGAGCGCAGGGAAGAACGCCCGGTAGAGACCACCGGAGAGCTGGCCGAGCTAATCAAGGAAGGCATTCCTGCGGCGGCAAGAAGGACCGGCGGACATCCGGCTAAGCGGAGTTTTCAGGGGCTGCGGATTGCCGTCAATGATGAGCTGGGTGCTTTTGAGGAAGGGCTGCATGCGGCTGTGCGCTGTCTGGCGCCTGAGGGAAGGGTATCCGTTATTACCTTTCACTCGCTGGAGGACCGGATCTGCAAGCAGATTTTCAGCAGCTACTTAAGCCGTTGCACTTGTCCGCCTGACCTTCCGTACTGCGTGTGCGGTGCTGAAGGCACCCTGAAGCTGATCAACCGCAAGCCTATTGTGCCGGGGGAAGAAGAGCTGGAGCTTAACTCGCGTGCCCGTTCAGCCAAGCTGCGTATCGCAGAGAAATTGTAG
- the mraZ gene encoding division/cell wall cluster transcriptional repressor MraZ gives MFMGEYQHSIDDKGRIIIPAKFRDMLGTSFVATRGLDSCLFVYPMEEWGIMEQKLKSLSLMKSDARAFSRFFFSGATECVWDKQGRVNLPGNLRQYAKLDKDCVILGVSNRVEIWNKELWEQYFEQSEESFNEIAEKLVDFNFDL, from the coding sequence ATGTTCATGGGGGAATACCAGCACAGCATTGACGATAAAGGCCGGATCATTATCCCGGCCAAGTTCCGTGATATGCTCGGAACCTCCTTCGTGGCGACCCGCGGCCTGGACTCCTGCCTGTTTGTTTATCCCATGGAAGAATGGGGAATCATGGAGCAAAAGCTTAAAAGCCTTTCACTGATGAAATCGGATGCCCGTGCCTTCAGCCGCTTTTTTTTCTCGGGAGCAACTGAGTGTGTATGGGACAAGCAAGGCAGGGTGAATCTGCCGGGGAATCTGCGGCAATATGCCAAGCTGGACAAGGACTGTGTTATTCTGGGCGTTTCGAACCGGGTGGAGATCTGGAACAAGGAGCTATGGGAGCAGTACTTCGAACAGTCAGAGGAATCGTTCAACGAAATCGCCGAGAAATTGGTGGATTTCAATTTTGATCTATAA
- a CDS encoding ABC transporter permease — MVRYIANKFFYMVVSLFVLISATFFLMKAIPGDPFTSEKKVPPEIKARLYEQYGLDKPLYHQYFKYLGEIAQGDLGVSMKRLNQDVTHLIGQTFSASLKLGLIAILVSVIVGVFLGMMAALYHRKFIDSAAMVLAVLGIAVPSFVVASLLQYVFAYKFHMFPVSGFKGPMYYVLPVTALSAQPIAFIARLTRSSMLEVLHADYIKTAKAKGLSWAAILSRHVLRNGILPVVTYMGPMTANIVTGSVVIEQIFGVGGIGKQFVEAIGVRDYTVIMGITIFYGVLLMVARFITDIAYVFIDPRIKLSGGKEG, encoded by the coding sequence ATGGTTCGTTATATTGCCAATAAGTTTTTCTATATGGTTGTCTCGCTATTTGTGCTGATTTCAGCGACCTTTTTTCTGATGAAAGCTATTCCGGGGGACCCGTTTACTTCTGAAAAGAAGGTTCCACCAGAAATAAAAGCGCGTTTATACGAGCAATATGGATTGGACAAGCCGCTCTATCATCAGTATTTCAAGTATTTGGGTGAAATTGCCCAAGGTGATCTGGGTGTATCCATGAAGCGTCTGAATCAGGATGTAACACACTTGATCGGCCAGACATTCTCGGCGTCTCTGAAGCTGGGGCTTATCGCAATTCTCGTGTCGGTTATTGTCGGAGTCTTCCTCGGCATGATGGCGGCACTCTATCACCGCAAGTTTATTGACAGTGCAGCAATGGTGCTGGCGGTGCTGGGGATTGCGGTTCCGAGCTTTGTAGTCGCCTCGCTGCTGCAATATGTGTTTGCTTACAAGTTCCACATGTTCCCGGTCTCCGGGTTCAAAGGGCCGATGTATTATGTCTTGCCGGTAACCGCGTTATCAGCGCAGCCTATAGCCTTCATAGCGAGGCTGACGCGCTCCAGTATGCTGGAGGTCCTGCATGCAGATTACATCAAGACGGCTAAGGCCAAAGGCCTAAGCTGGGCAGCTATCTTGAGCCGTCACGTGCTGCGTAACGGAATTCTGCCGGTGGTAACCTATATGGGACCTATGACAGCTAACATCGTAACCGGTTCTGTCGTAATTGAGCAGATTTTCGGTGTCGGGGGGATCGGCAAGCAATTTGTCGAAGCGATAGGTGTCCGCGATTATACCGTTATTATGGGGATTACGATCTTCTATGGTGTACTTCTTATGGTAGCACGGTTTATTACTGACATTGCTTATGTGTTTATAGATCCGCGTATCAAACTATCTGGCGGAAAGGAGGGCTAA
- a CDS encoding ABC transporter permease, protein MAFDKNLVSQDANLKPEDFRKVGIDERQAEVIQRESLSAWRDSWERLRQNKMAMTALGVLGLIVLAAIFAPFFSKFNYYSNDLLNTNKPPSSAHWFGTDDLGRDIFVRTWYGARISLIVGLAAAAIDLFIGVIYGGIMGYFGGRVDNIMNKISEILYSIPYLLVVILLLVVLEPSLGTIILALTITGWITMSWIVRGEIMQLKNREFVLASRSMGAGSKRLLFKHLLPNAVGPIIVTITLSVPNAIFAEAFLSFLGLGVQAPVASLGSMINDSLTGWMYYPWRFLFPAILISLTMLSFNIFGDGLRDALDPKLKK, encoded by the coding sequence GTGGCTTTTGACAAAAATTTGGTATCGCAGGATGCGAACCTGAAACCGGAAGATTTCCGTAAGGTCGGAATTGATGAACGGCAGGCTGAAGTCATTCAGCGCGAAAGTCTGTCCGCCTGGCGGGATTCCTGGGAGCGTCTGCGCCAGAATAAAATGGCAATGACCGCGCTGGGGGTTCTTGGACTGATCGTACTGGCTGCAATTTTTGCGCCGTTCTTCTCAAAGTTCAATTACTACTCTAATGATTTGCTCAACACGAATAAGCCCCCATCATCCGCTCACTGGTTTGGTACAGATGATCTGGGACGCGATATCTTTGTCCGTACCTGGTACGGTGCACGAATCTCGCTGATTGTCGGCCTTGCCGCTGCTGCCATTGACCTTTTCATCGGGGTTATCTACGGCGGAATCATGGGTTACTTCGGTGGCCGTGTAGACAATATCATGAATAAGATTTCTGAAATTCTGTACTCCATTCCATATCTGCTGGTAGTAATCCTGTTGCTGGTTGTACTTGAACCAAGTCTGGGTACCATTATCCTGGCGCTAACGATAACGGGCTGGATTACGATGTCCTGGATTGTGCGCGGCGAGATTATGCAGCTTAAGAACCGTGAATTCGTATTGGCTTCACGTTCGATGGGTGCAGGGTCCAAGCGGCTGTTGTTCAAGCATCTTTTGCCGAATGCTGTAGGACCCATTATTGTAACGATTACGCTGTCCGTACCAAATGCCATCTTTGCCGAAGCGTTCCTGAGCTTCCTCGGTCTTGGTGTACAGGCTCCGGTCGCTTCACTCGGATCGATGATCAATGACTCATTGACCGGTTGGATGTATTATCCGTGGCGGTTCCTGTTCCCGGCGATTCTTATCAGTTTAACGATGCTTTCCTTTAATATTTTTGGTGACGGCCTGCGTGATGCGCTTGACCCTAAGCTGAAAAAATAG
- a CDS encoding ATP-binding cassette domain-containing protein — protein sequence MSKNLIEVEGLKKYFNVGKGRVLKAVDNISFSIREGETLGMVGESGCGKTTAGRTVLRLYEPTAGSVKYNGTDIYKLSGSKMKTMRRDMQMIFQDPYASLNPRFTVSDIIGEALDIHGLAGSRQERKKRIEELLDMVGLNHDHATRYPHEFSGGQRQRIGIARSLAVNPKFIVCDEPISALDVSIQAQVVNLLKELQDRLGLTYLFIAHDLSMVKHISDRVAVMYLGKMVELAESEELYANPIHPYTKSLLSAIPVPDPEIEANKKRIHLHDELGSPIYAAGEKTNDSDYELVEVSKGHFVAKQFA from the coding sequence CTGAGCAAGAATCTGATTGAAGTAGAAGGCCTTAAGAAATATTTCAATGTGGGCAAAGGAAGAGTTCTTAAGGCAGTTGATAATATTAGCTTCTCCATCCGCGAAGGTGAAACCCTGGGAATGGTAGGGGAGTCCGGCTGCGGCAAGACTACTGCAGGCCGTACAGTTCTCCGCTTGTATGAGCCGACTGCAGGCAGCGTGAAATACAATGGTACGGATATCTACAAACTGTCCGGCAGCAAGATGAAGACGATGCGCCGTGATATGCAAATGATCTTCCAGGACCCGTATGCCTCGCTTAACCCGCGGTTCACGGTGTCTGACATTATCGGTGAAGCGCTGGACATTCATGGTCTGGCCGGAAGCCGCCAGGAACGCAAGAAGCGGATTGAAGAGCTGCTGGATATGGTTGGCCTTAACCATGATCACGCTACCCGTTATCCGCATGAATTCTCCGGTGGTCAACGTCAGCGTATCGGGATTGCCCGCTCGCTTGCCGTGAACCCTAAGTTCATCGTCTGCGATGAGCCGATCTCGGCACTCGATGTATCCATCCAGGCGCAGGTCGTTAACCTCCTCAAGGAGCTGCAGGACCGTCTTGGACTTACTTATCTCTTCATCGCGCATGACTTGTCCATGGTTAAGCATATCAGTGACCGTGTGGCCGTTATGTACCTGGGCAAAATGGTAGAACTGGCGGAAAGCGAAGAGTTGTACGCTAATCCGATCCATCCGTATACCAAATCCCTGCTCTCGGCGATTCCGGTTCCGGACCCAGAGATTGAAGCGAACAAAAAACGCATTCATCTGCATGATGAGCTGGGCAGCCCGATTTATGCGGCCGGCGAGAAAACAAATGACAGTGATTATGAACTGGTTGAGGTGTCCAAGGGACATTTCGTAGCCAAACAATTTGCCTAA
- a CDS encoding penicillin-binding transpeptidase domain-containing protein has translation MVKRIKLRTLFIGGCITLFFLVLVARVFWIQVLQGKEWQETAAKQWAHTSTIKAVRGVIEDRNGNVLASDVPAYTVVVNPEVIAEKKIGEEVIQGLHELLNKPADELKKLVEAKDKDGKYLKNREIRNEGWKIDEEMKDKVTAFVEKLKKEHDTLETGVGLVREQKRYYPKGSLAAHILGYTDRDGKAAMGLEKYLDKQLSGTDGELNYQSDGKGIKLPDSKDTFQPVVNGSNYKLTIDSTIQFYIEEAMKKAYAEYKPKSISVIAADPKTMEILGLANMPTFNPNEYYDLNQDAAGFYNHAIMTRFEPGSTFKIVPLAGAVQEKLFNPNATFQSGSVRIKGYSKPIYDMNRAGYGTISFLEGVKRSSNVAFVKLGYEMLGKEKLLQYITDFGFTEKTGIDLPGEVTGIVNPDPSRAVENATLAYGHGKLLVTPIQQLTAVAAIANGGKLLVPHVVKEVTDPNTGKTTVTQPEVVRQVLSEASARETSSYLEQVVADQQHGTGRHAYIEGYRVAGKTGTAIKPDGKGGYDRDKVRSSFLGYAPANDPKIAVFVIIDEPADAAGGGAAAGPVFKDIVSQALPYMGVPKAGDVTGPADKKTVKAEAVVQRKAPDLTGKTVKAARQLLINQGFDFEAVGQGADVVSQYPEKGTALTAGQRIYLLSEQGENVTLPDLRGQSLRDALEILNLLKVGISVNGEGYVTEQTQTKNKGKTQVALTLSPLNEYGENIPVALAGDADKDEAAK, from the coding sequence ATGGTTAAGAGAATCAAACTTCGCACGCTGTTTATAGGAGGGTGTATTACCCTCTTTTTTCTTGTTTTAGTTGCCAGAGTATTCTGGATTCAGGTTCTGCAAGGCAAGGAGTGGCAGGAGACCGCGGCTAAGCAGTGGGCCCATACTTCAACCATCAAGGCCGTCCGCGGGGTGATCGAAGACCGTAACGGCAATGTTCTGGCCAGTGATGTGCCTGCCTACACGGTGGTGGTTAACCCTGAGGTCATTGCCGAGAAAAAAATCGGCGAAGAGGTGATTCAAGGCCTGCATGAGCTGCTGAACAAACCGGCGGATGAGCTGAAGAAGCTGGTGGAGGCGAAGGATAAAGACGGGAAATATCTGAAGAACCGTGAGATTCGTAATGAAGGCTGGAAAATCGATGAGGAAATGAAGGATAAAGTGACGGCTTTCGTTGAGAAGCTCAAGAAGGAGCATGATACGCTGGAAACCGGTGTCGGACTCGTCAGAGAGCAGAAGCGCTATTATCCGAAGGGTTCGCTCGCTGCGCATATTCTGGGTTACACCGACAGGGATGGCAAAGCGGCCATGGGACTGGAAAAGTATCTGGACAAACAGCTCTCCGGTACGGACGGCGAGTTGAACTACCAGAGTGACGGCAAGGGCATCAAGCTGCCCGATTCGAAGGATACATTCCAGCCTGTGGTGAATGGAAGCAACTACAAGCTGACGATTGACAGCACGATTCAGTTCTATATTGAAGAGGCTATGAAAAAGGCGTATGCGGAGTATAAGCCGAAGTCAATCAGTGTCATTGCGGCCGACCCGAAGACGATGGAGATTCTGGGTCTGGCGAATATGCCTACTTTTAACCCGAATGAATACTATGATCTTAATCAGGATGCAGCCGGCTTCTATAACCATGCTATTATGACGAGATTCGAGCCGGGTTCTACGTTCAAGATTGTACCGCTGGCGGGTGCCGTGCAGGAGAAGCTGTTCAATCCGAATGCCACCTTCCAGTCCGGTTCTGTCCGGATCAAGGGATACAGCAAGCCAATCTATGATATGAACAGAGCCGGTTACGGAACGATTAGTTTCCTTGAAGGGGTTAAGCGGTCGAGTAACGTTGCGTTCGTAAAGCTTGGCTATGAGATGCTGGGCAAGGAGAAGCTGCTGCAGTATATCACAGATTTCGGGTTCACGGAAAAGACAGGCATTGACCTCCCGGGAGAGGTTACGGGAATTGTCAACCCTGATCCAAGCAGGGCGGTAGAGAATGCGACGCTTGCCTATGGACACGGGAAGCTGCTGGTGACCCCGATTCAGCAACTCACAGCCGTCGCAGCCATTGCGAACGGCGGCAAGCTGCTGGTGCCGCATGTAGTGAAGGAGGTTACCGATCCGAACACCGGCAAGACCACAGTTACTCAGCCTGAGGTTGTACGGCAGGTACTCTCCGAAGCAAGTGCAAGAGAGACGAGCAGCTATCTGGAGCAGGTAGTGGCAGATCAGCAGCACGGAACCGGCCGGCATGCTTACATTGAGGGATATCGCGTGGCCGGCAAGACAGGTACGGCGATTAAGCCAGACGGTAAGGGCGGGTATGACCGCGACAAGGTTCGCTCCTCCTTCCTTGGCTATGCACCGGCTAATGACCCGAAGATCGCAGTCTTCGTCATCATTGACGAGCCTGCTGATGCGGCCGGTGGCGGCGCTGCTGCGGGTCCGGTCTTCAAGGATATCGTCTCCCAGGCGCTTCCTTATATGGGCGTGCCCAAAGCAGGCGATGTCACAGGCCCTGCTGACAAGAAGACGGTGAAAGCCGAGGCTGTGGTCCAGCGCAAAGCGCCGGATCTGACCGGCAAGACGGTGAAAGCGGCAAGACAGCTGCTCATTAATCAGGGCTTTGATTTCGAAGCTGTGGGCCAAGGGGCGGATGTAGTCAGCCAGTACCCTGAGAAGGGCACCGCACTGACCGCCGGGCAGCGCATCTATCTGTTAAGTGAGCAGGGAGAGAATGTGACGCTTCCGGATCTGCGCGGGCAGTCACTGCGCGATGCGCTGGAGATTCTGAACCTGCTGAAGGTGGGGATCTCCGTCAATGGAGAAGGTTATGTCACAGAGCAGACGCAGACCAAGAATAAAGGTAAAACCCAGGTTGCGCTGACGCTTAGCCCGCTTAATGAGTATGGCGAGAATATACCTGTTGCCTTAGCCGGTGATGCCGATAAGGATGAAGCTGCTAAGTAG
- the bshC gene encoding bacillithiol biosynthesis cysteine-adding enzyme BshC, with amino-acid sequence MNVVPEPLPGGSALASDYIHQYETVGHLYGGDFRSPESRADRAAWLDRTGSLRADRAEVVSYLRSYNSKHNSNEAVVRSLELLEQPETLVVTGGQQSGLFTGPLFVVYKAITTIQAAREAAAQLGRPVVPLFWIAGEDHDWDEVNHTYVLNRSGEITRIKLDKGEGPRSSVSEIKVDAESWLQAVAQLDGLLQDSEFKPQLMELVTAASTGAGNMTEAFAKLMGSLFGKFGLILLDSADPALRRLEAPMFASMIERNDELEAAYLAAAERITASGYELQADVTPGNANLFYIHEGARLLLHKAEGRFADRKATVSFSRSELLELLKSHPERFSNNVLTRPLMQDYVLPVLATVLGQGEMAYWAIPHQAFRVLDGQMPLIIPRMSFTVIEGTLRKHMDKYGLSFTNVQAGLDDKRKAWLSAQDELKLEDKFEEIKTVFSGMYEPLIEQLGSIQAGLLKLGSNNKDKIIDQISFLQGKALDAMEKQNEAALRQWERIELSLMPLGKLQERVYNMMYYLNRYGLEWLEELMAVPADYSGTHRIIYM; translated from the coding sequence ATGAATGTTGTACCGGAACCACTGCCGGGCGGATCTGCGCTCGCCAGTGACTATATACATCAATACGAAACAGTAGGACATTTGTATGGCGGGGACTTCCGCAGCCCGGAGAGCCGTGCAGACCGTGCAGCGTGGCTTGATCGTACTGGAAGCCTGCGGGCAGACCGCGCAGAGGTTGTCTCATACCTGCGCAGCTACAATAGCAAGCATAATTCCAATGAGGCCGTTGTCCGTTCGCTTGAATTGCTGGAACAGCCTGAGACCCTGGTAGTGACAGGCGGACAGCAGAGCGGCTTGTTCACAGGCCCTCTATTCGTGGTCTATAAGGCCATTACTACCATTCAGGCAGCCAGGGAGGCAGCGGCCCAGCTTGGCCGGCCTGTCGTTCCGCTGTTCTGGATTGCGGGTGAGGACCATGACTGGGATGAGGTCAATCATACCTATGTGCTGAACCGGAGCGGCGAAATTACCCGGATCAAGCTGGATAAAGGCGAAGGGCCCCGGTCCTCGGTCAGCGAGATTAAGGTGGATGCCGAGAGCTGGCTTCAGGCAGTTGCGCAGCTGGACGGCTTATTACAGGACAGTGAATTCAAACCGCAGCTGATGGAGCTGGTTACGGCTGCATCTACGGGCGCCGGGAATATGACGGAGGCGTTCGCCAAGCTGATGGGATCTTTGTTCGGCAAATTCGGACTGATTCTGCTGGATTCTGCCGATCCTGCCCTGCGCAGGCTGGAAGCGCCCATGTTCGCTTCCATGATTGAGCGGAATGATGAGCTGGAGGCAGCTTATCTTGCAGCAGCTGAACGGATTACGGCCAGCGGATATGAGCTTCAGGCCGATGTGACGCCCGGCAATGCGAATCTTTTCTATATTCATGAGGGTGCAAGGCTTCTGCTCCATAAGGCGGAGGGACGGTTCGCAGACCGGAAAGCTACTGTCTCCTTCTCCCGTTCTGAGCTGCTGGAGCTACTGAAGAGCCATCCCGAACGGTTCAGCAACAATGTGCTAACCCGCCCGCTGATGCAGGACTATGTACTTCCTGTACTTGCTACGGTGCTAGGACAAGGGGAAATGGCTTACTGGGCGATTCCGCATCAAGCCTTCAGGGTGCTGGACGGACAGATGCCGCTGATTATTCCGCGCATGTCTTTTACAGTCATTGAGGGAACGCTTCGCAAGCATATGGATAAATACGGCTTGTCCTTCACAAATGTGCAGGCGGGTCTGGATGATAAACGTAAGGCGTGGCTAAGCGCTCAGGATGAGCTGAAGCTCGAAGACAAATTCGAAGAGATTAAGACAGTATTCTCCGGGATGTATGAGCCGCTGATCGAACAGCTTGGCAGTATTCAGGCAGGACTGCTGAAGCTGGGCAGCAATAATAAGGATAAGATTATTGACCAGATCTCCTTCCTGCAGGGCAAAGCTCTGGATGCAATGGAGAAGCAGAATGAGGCTGCACTTCGCCAGTGGGAACGGATTGAGCTGTCGCTAATGCCGCTGGGTAAGCTGCAGGAGCGGGTCTACAATATGATGTATTATCTGAACCGCTACGGGCTGGAATGGCTGGAGGAATTGATGGCTGTGCCTGCTGACTACAGCGGAACACACCGTATTATTTATATGTAA